A stretch of Methylogaea oryzae DNA encodes these proteins:
- a CDS encoding alginate export family protein: MTTRLPSQLVLNGCKDGAGGFAPAGLTGISALLLLLSGGPLAAAEADKPKPSVRPAFGASAAVQDDWIGKRNPYAPEYNLHDALGLPDWVSFSVENRLRYESMDGQFRANGVGGDQALPMQTDAWLELRHNGFRAGVEFLDARQFLSDSGSEIGFSGGRAVNLNNTEVNEADFLQIYGAWSGENVAESGVDMEVKLGRQTLDMGSRRLIGRNVFRNAVNSFTGALFRFRDNKDKWQLRLFGVQPVERFPTASADLMNGRHRFDEEAYRAYLGGGMAEWFDVAYKVNAEAYLYYLNEADRPGVLTADRELFTPGVRFYRKPAKDQFDFEAETIAQVGNSHATTAATDRKTLSNQAWFQHVEAGYTFDLPWSPRFMAMYDYASGDHSSRDGVNGRFDTLYGVRRADFNPTGIFGAVARGNVNSPGYRVFLAPRDDVTAFVGHRLVWLADRKDEWVGTGLRDATGKSGDFVGHLIEASTRWDVSSNLALETGWTHLIKGEFARNAVTSPATRTAAAVAAPRDKQDVDYFYVQSLVRF, translated from the coding sequence CGAGACTACCTAGCCAGTTGGTTTTGAATGGGTGCAAAGATGGGGCGGGCGGGTTCGCTCCGGCCGGGCTGACCGGAATTTCGGCGTTGCTGTTGCTGCTGAGCGGCGGCCCGCTTGCGGCGGCCGAGGCCGACAAGCCCAAGCCTTCCGTCCGGCCGGCTTTCGGCGCGTCAGCGGCCGTGCAGGACGATTGGATCGGCAAGCGCAACCCCTATGCGCCGGAATACAACCTCCACGACGCCTTGGGGCTACCCGATTGGGTGTCTTTCTCCGTGGAAAACCGGCTGCGCTACGAGAGCATGGACGGCCAGTTCCGCGCCAACGGCGTCGGCGGCGACCAAGCCCTGCCCATGCAGACCGACGCGTGGCTGGAGCTGCGCCACAACGGCTTCCGCGCCGGCGTGGAATTTCTCGACGCCCGCCAGTTCCTGTCCGACAGCGGCTCCGAGATCGGCTTCAGTGGGGGCAGGGCGGTCAACTTGAACAACACCGAGGTGAACGAAGCGGACTTCCTGCAAATCTACGGCGCCTGGTCCGGCGAAAACGTCGCCGAATCCGGCGTGGACATGGAGGTGAAACTGGGCCGCCAGACCTTGGATATGGGCAGCCGCCGCTTGATCGGCCGCAACGTGTTCCGCAACGCCGTCAACAGCTTCACCGGCGCGCTGTTCCGTTTCCGCGACAACAAGGATAAGTGGCAGCTGCGCTTGTTCGGCGTGCAGCCGGTGGAACGTTTCCCCACCGCCAGCGCCGATCTGATGAACGGCCGCCACCGCTTCGACGAAGAGGCCTACCGCGCCTATTTGGGCGGCGGCATGGCGGAATGGTTCGACGTGGCCTACAAAGTGAACGCGGAAGCCTACCTGTATTACCTCAACGAGGCGGACCGTCCCGGCGTGCTGACCGCCGACCGCGAGCTGTTCACCCCCGGCGTGCGCTTCTACCGCAAGCCGGCCAAGGATCAGTTCGACTTCGAGGCGGAAACCATCGCCCAGGTCGGTAACTCCCACGCCACCACCGCGGCCACCGACCGCAAGACGCTAAGCAACCAGGCTTGGTTCCAGCACGTCGAGGCCGGCTACACCTTCGATTTGCCCTGGTCGCCCCGCTTCATGGCCATGTACGACTATGCCAGCGGCGACCACAGCAGCCGGGACGGCGTCAACGGCCGTTTCGACACCCTCTACGGCGTGCGCCGGGCGGATTTCAACCCCACCGGCATTTTCGGCGCCGTGGCGCGGGGCAACGTCAATTCGCCTGGCTACCGCGTGTTCTTGGCGCCCCGCGACGACGTGACGGCTTTCGTCGGCCATCGCCTGGTGTGGCTGGCGGACCGCAAGGACGAGTGGGTGGGGACCGGCTTGCGCGACGCCACCGGTAAATCCGGCGATTTCGTCGGCCATTTGATCGAGGCGTCCACCCGCTGGGACGTCAGTTCCAATCTGGCGCTGGAAACCGGCTGGACGCACTTGATCAAGGGCGAGTTCGCGCGCAACGCCGTCACCTCTCCGGCCACCCGCACGGCCGCCGCCGTGGCCGCGCCGCGGGATAAGCAGGATGTGGATTATTTCTACGTGCAGTCCTTGGTGAGATTTTAG
- a CDS encoding tetratricopeptide repeat protein, with protein sequence MLAALLAGCTSTAPVPPAQPAPEVKPPKPPAGASKAPPVRPAQKPAAAPSSAVVALMDEAQTAREAGNLEGAAATLERAVRMQPRNATLWYRLAELRLQQEKPQMAVDLALKSKLLAGSDQELVQKNWALIAQAKRRLGDEAGATAAERRAAGQP encoded by the coding sequence TTGCTCGCAGCGCTGTTGGCGGGGTGCACCAGCACGGCGCCGGTGCCGCCGGCCCAGCCCGCGCCGGAGGTGAAGCCGCCCAAACCCCCGGCCGGGGCATCCAAAGCGCCGCCGGTGCGGCCTGCGCAAAAACCCGCGGCGGCGCCTTCGTCGGCGGTGGTGGCGCTCATGGACGAAGCCCAGACGGCACGGGAGGCGGGCAATCTGGAAGGGGCCGCGGCCACCTTGGAACGCGCCGTGCGCATGCAGCCGCGCAATGCGACTTTGTGGTACCGCCTGGCCGAACTGCGCTTGCAGCAGGAGAAGCCGCAGATGGCCGTTGACCTGGCGCTCAAATCCAAGCTGCTGGCCGGTTCCGACCAAGAGCTGGTGCAGAAGAACTGGGCCTTGATCGCCCAAGCCAAGCGCCGCTTGGGCGACGAGGCGGGCGCAACGGCGGCGGAGCGTCGGGCGGCCGGCCAACCTTGA